One segment of Drosophila mauritiana strain mau12 chromosome 3R, ASM438214v1, whole genome shotgun sequence DNA contains the following:
- the LOC117145929 gene encoding solute carrier family 23 member 1 — MELNNVTIEDATDASKSHSQAANTPPSNEKPKPQLLYAINDNPPWYLSIFLAFQHYLTMIGAIVSIPFILTPALCMSDEDANRGIIISTMIFVTGIVTYFQATWGVRLPIVQGGTISFLVPTLAILALPQWKCPEQAVMDAMDEAERGELWQVRMRELSGAIAVSAMVQVILGYTGLVGKILKYVTPLTIVPTVSLVGLTLFEHAAETASKHWGIAVGTTGMLTLFSQIMSNVPVPILAYRKGHGLEVRQFQLFRLFPVLLTIMIMWGLCGILTATDVFPPSHPSRTDVRLNVLTSAKWFYVPYPGQFGWPSVTLSGVLGMLAGVLACTVESLSYYPTVSQMSGAHSPPLHAINRGIGTEGLGTVLAGLWGAGNGTNTFGENVGAIGVTKIGSRRVIQWAALIMVLQGVIGKFGAIFILIPDSVVGGIFCVMFGMIIAFGLSTLQYVDLRSARNLYILGLSIFFPMVLCRWMQKNPGAIDTGNKTVDSTLSVLLGTTILVGGVLGCLLDNIIPGTPEERGLIDWANEMPLGDDNVNDGTATDYDFPLGMDAIRRWKWTYYIPFMPTYKLQKQS; from the exons ATGGAGCTGAACAATGTTACCATCGAGGACGCC ACAGATGCGTCCAAGTCCCACTCTCAAGCAGCTAACACGCCTCCAAGTAATGAGAAACCCAAGCCGCAACTGCTCTACGCCATCAACGACAATCCCCCATGGTACCTGAGCATCTTCCTCGCATTCCAGCACTACCTGACCATGATTGGAGCCATTGTTTCCATACCTTTCATCCTGACGCCGGCGTTGTGCATGTCCGATGAGGACGCCAACCGGGGCATCATCATCTCAACGATGATTTTCGTCACGGGCATCGTTACCTACTTCCAGGCCACGTGGGGCGTCCGTTTGCCCATTGTTCAGGGCGGAACTATATCGTTCTTGGTGCCCACCCTTGCCATCTTGGCCCTGCCCCAATGGAAGTGCCCGGAGCAGGCCGTAATGGATGCCATGGACGAGGCTGAGCGGGGGGAACTATGGCAAGTGCGTATGCGGGAGCTATCCGGCGCGATTGCCGTGTCCGCCATGGTGCAAGTTATCCTGGGCTACACTGGTCTGGTGGGAAAAATCCTTAAGTACGTAACTCCATTGACCATTGTACCCACTGTGTCCCTGGTGGGTCTAACGCTATTCGAGCACGCAGCTGAAACCGCCTCCAAGCATTGGGGCATTGCCGTGGG AACCACTGGAATGCTGACACTCTTTTCGCAAATAATGTCGAATGTTCCCGTGCCTATCTTGGCCTACCGCAAGGGTCACGGCTTGGAGGTTCGGCAGTTCCAGTTGTTCCGTCTCTTTCCCGTCCTGCTGACCATCATGATTATGTGGGGTCTGTGCGGCATTCTGACAGCCACGGATGTCTTTCCTCCGTCACATCCCTCTCGCACGGATGTTCGCCTGAATGTGCTGACCAGTGCAAAGTGGTTCTATGTGCCGTATCCGGGACAGTTTGGCTGGCCATCGGTTACGCTGTCCGGTGTGCTGGGCATGTTGGCCGGAGTACTGGCCTGCACGGTGGAGTCACTTAGCTACTATCCAACGGTGTCACAGATGTCCGGCGCCCACTCGCCTCCGCTCCATGCGATCAATCGCGGGATCGGTACCGAGGGTTTGGGCACTGTCCTCGCCGGTCTGTGGGGAGCTGGAAATGGAACCAATACCTTTGGAGAGAATGTTGGCGCCATCGGGGTCACCAAG ATTGGATCCCGACGTGTAATCCAGTGGGCTGCCTTGATAATGGTCCTCCAGGGAGTAATTGGAAAGTTTGGAGCCATCTTCATTCTCATTCCCGACTCGGTGGTGGGCGGAATCTTTTGCGTGATGTTTGGCATGATTATAGCTTTCGGGCTATCCACCCTACAGTATGTGGATCTGCGGTCCGCAAGGAATCTTTACATATTGGGGCTCTCCATATTTTTCCCGATGGTATTGTGCCGTTGGATGCAGAAGAACCCTGGAGCTATTGATACCGGAAACAAGACCGTGGACTCAACGTTATCGGTGCTACTGGGCACTACAATTTTGGTGGGTGGAGTTTTGGGATGCTTGCTGGACAATATAATCCCAGGAACGCCGGAGGAGAGGGGCCTAATCGACTGGGCAAACGAGATGCCTCTGGGCGATGACAATGTTAATGATGGCACAGCCACCGACTATGATTTTCCGCTTGGCATGGATGCCATTCGTCGTTGGAAGTGGACCTACTATATTCCGTTCATGCCGACTTACAAGCTCCAGAAGCAAAGCTGA